The Lacipirellulaceae bacterium genome contains a region encoding:
- a CDS encoding DUF2461 domain-containing protein produces the protein MRRTGVISTVVTRLGVPYDTNLELIRMAKQKFPGFPLEMLHFFDRLGKNNNREWFAKNKPKYEEHVLGPALSFVEAMQAPLKKLSPHFLAIPKRQGGSVMRIYRDVRFSKDKRPYKTNLGIHFRHEKGKDVHAPGFYFHVDNDEAFLGAGIWHPDGPTLRRIRKAIDKRSADWKKAKGGAAFKKRFELGGDSLVRPPKGYDAEHPLIEDLKRKDHIAMTKLDYDILLSPEIVKETTAAFRAAKNYVAFLCEAIGVKF, from the coding sequence ATGCGAAGGACTGGAGTGATTAGCACAGTCGTTACGCGGTTGGGCGTACCCTACGACACTAATCTGGAGTTGATTCGCATGGCCAAGCAAAAGTTCCCAGGCTTCCCGCTGGAGATGCTGCATTTCTTCGATCGTTTGGGGAAAAACAACAACCGGGAATGGTTTGCCAAGAACAAGCCGAAATACGAGGAGCACGTACTGGGGCCGGCCTTGTCGTTCGTCGAGGCGATGCAGGCGCCGCTGAAGAAACTCTCACCGCACTTTCTGGCGATACCGAAGCGACAAGGTGGTTCGGTGATGCGGATCTACCGTGACGTTCGCTTCAGTAAAGATAAGCGACCATACAAAACCAATTTGGGAATCCACTTTCGTCATGAGAAGGGCAAAGACGTTCACGCCCCGGGATTCTATTTTCACGTCGACAACGATGAGGCATTTCTCGGAGCTGGGATTTGGCATCCCGACGGCCCGACGCTTCGCAGAATCCGCAAAGCGATCGACAAACGCTCTGCGGATTGGAAAAAAGCGAAAGGCGGAGCCGCCTTCAAAAAGCGTTTTGAACTCGGCGGTGACTCGCTAGTCCGCCCACCGAAAGGTTACGACGCGGAGCATCCTTTGATCGAAGACTTGAAAAGGAAAGATCACATCGCGATGACAAAGCTCGATTACGATATCTTGCTTTCACCAGAAATAGTGAAAGAGACGACCGCAGCGTTTCGCGCTGCAAAGAACTACGTCGCGTTTCTCTGCGAGGCAATCGGCGTGAAGTTCTAA
- a CDS encoding peptidylprolyl isomerase: MIACFGASLGSKAEAGTFVRFITTEGTIVFQLFDEEMPRSVDNFLSYVNSARYDDTIVHRNAFSGGQPFVIQGGGFTYSETTGAGTITLDAAIDDEPGGGVAGPSNTRGTIAFAKSGPDTVTSQWFINLNDNSSLDDPTRPDGGFSAFGAVLFGGMNVADSINALPTFNGSSLHPAWTSLPLQDYTPGNFVQDENFVKITRASVINPKFGDVNFNGQVNEADLAIIEDNFGLATGAFWDDGDLDMDGDVDGDDILGWQRAATAASLPAANSVPEPGALALAACGLAALGLSRRRKNAIG, from the coding sequence ATGATCGCCTGCTTCGGCGCTTCGCTCGGCTCGAAGGCAGAGGCTGGCACCTTCGTTCGCTTCATCACGACCGAAGGCACCATCGTGTTCCAACTCTTCGACGAGGAAATGCCCCGCAGCGTGGACAACTTCCTCAGCTATGTGAATTCCGCTCGCTACGACGACACGATTGTTCATCGTAATGCTTTCTCCGGCGGGCAACCTTTCGTCATCCAAGGTGGCGGGTTTACCTATAGCGAAACGACTGGTGCCGGAACTATCACACTCGACGCCGCGATTGATGATGAGCCTGGCGGCGGAGTTGCTGGCCCTTCGAATACTCGCGGCACAATTGCTTTTGCTAAGAGCGGCCCTGACACCGTAACCAGCCAATGGTTTATCAACCTGAACGACAACTCAAGTTTGGATGACCCAACCAGGCCCGATGGGGGGTTCTCTGCGTTCGGAGCGGTACTCTTTGGCGGTATGAATGTGGCCGATTCGATCAATGCTCTGCCAACATTCAATGGCTCGAGCTTACACCCCGCTTGGACGAGTCTACCTTTACAAGACTACACTCCAGGCAACTTTGTCCAGGACGAGAACTTTGTGAAGATTACTCGGGCTTCGGTCATCAATCCCAAGTTCGGAGACGTCAACTTCAACGGCCAAGTCAACGAAGCTGACTTGGCCATTATCGAAGATAACTTTGGACTCGCTACCGGAGCCTTTTGGGATGATGGCGATCTCGACATGGATGGTGATGTCGACGGCGATGACATCCTCGGCTGGCAACGTGCCGCCACTGCTGCCAGCCTTCCCGCGGCCAACAGCGTCCCTGAGCCCGGCGCTCTAGCGCTTGCCGCTTGCGGCTTAGCCGCACTAGGATTGTCGCGTCGCCGAAAAAACGCAATCGGCTAA
- a CDS encoding peptidylprolyl isomerase: MTFSILATFAACQARATVVRFDSVLGAIDVRLFDAATPISTQNIINYINDGDYEDNFVHRSVPGFIIQAGGFNFPEGVGVQNVPTDPPILNEFGITNIRGTIAYAKVGPPEGQPPNPTTINSATSGFFFNLADNASNLDNQNGGFTVFGRVVGNGMAVADAIANLPRVNAGGAFTTLPVIDFQGGTIFRENLALFNDISILTNPDADYTFNGVVSNADLVVWETDFGSALDVEADGNGSGVVDGSDFLIWQQQLVTSGALHAATAVPEPTTLLLAALTIGLPLAVRRRRH, from the coding sequence ATGACGTTCTCAATCCTGGCAACTTTCGCTGCTTGCCAGGCGCGGGCAACCGTTGTGCGGTTCGACTCAGTTTTAGGGGCGATCGATGTTCGGCTATTTGATGCCGCCACACCGATCTCGACCCAAAACATCATCAACTACATCAACGATGGTGATTACGAAGATAACTTCGTCCATCGGAGTGTTCCTGGGTTCATCATTCAAGCGGGCGGATTCAATTTTCCCGAAGGCGTGGGCGTCCAGAATGTTCCGACTGATCCCCCGATTCTCAACGAATTTGGAATTACGAATATTCGCGGCACGATTGCCTATGCCAAAGTAGGACCACCTGAGGGACAGCCGCCCAATCCCACTACCATCAATAGTGCTACCAGCGGTTTTTTCTTTAATCTCGCAGACAACGCATCAAACCTCGACAATCAAAACGGCGGCTTCACTGTTTTCGGCAGAGTTGTCGGGAACGGTATGGCGGTCGCTGATGCGATAGCTAATCTACCTCGGGTCAATGCTGGGGGTGCCTTTACGACCTTGCCGGTCATCGACTTTCAAGGCGGCACAATTTTCCGCGAAAACCTAGCCCTCTTCAACGACATTTCGATACTTACCAACCCCGATGCCGACTACACTTTCAATGGCGTTGTCAGCAATGCTGATCTCGTCGTTTGGGAAACCGACTTCGGTTCCGCACTCGACGTCGAAGCGGATGGAAATGGCAGTGGCGTTGTTGATGGGAGTGACTTTCTGATTTGGCAACAGCAACTTGTCACGAGTGGAGCCCTCCATGCGGCAACGGCAGTTCCCGAGCCGACGACCCTGCTCCTTGCTGCACTGACAATCGGCTTGCCGCTGGCTGTCAGACGGCGCCGACATTAA
- the xylA gene encoding xylose isomerase: protein MTAFPEIEKIPFEGPESRNPLAFRYYDADELVEGKTMRDRLRFSVVYWHTFRGQGSDPFGPGTAVRPWEDGSDSVENAQNRVRVAFEFIEKLGAPFYAFHDRDVAPEGATLAESNANLDAVVKVLKEEQERTGIELLWGTANLFSNPRFMHGAATSPNSEAFAFAAAQVKHALEATHELGGHGYVFWGGREGYQNLWNTDMSRELDHLAKFLHMAVEHAKKIGFKGQFYIEPKPKEPTKHQYDSDAAACLNFLRQYDLLDHLKLNLETNHATLAGHTMHHELETAGAAGALGSIDANTGDLLLGWDTDQFPTDIYLTSQCMYAILKYGGLTTGGVNFDAKVRRESFEPIDLFYAHIGGMDAFARGLKIAAAMRADGKLEGLLKERYSSWDSGTGAEIEAGNHSLESLSKIMLEKGEISGNASGRQEMIENLINTYL, encoded by the coding sequence ATGACCGCATTTCCAGAAATCGAAAAGATCCCCTTTGAAGGCCCGGAAAGCCGCAACCCTTTGGCGTTTCGCTACTACGATGCAGACGAGTTGGTTGAAGGCAAAACGATGCGTGACCGTTTGCGGTTTAGCGTCGTCTACTGGCACACGTTCCGTGGGCAAGGCTCCGACCCGTTTGGTCCTGGGACAGCCGTGCGACCTTGGGAGGACGGGAGCGACTCGGTTGAGAACGCCCAGAATCGGGTGCGCGTCGCCTTCGAGTTTATTGAGAAGTTGGGCGCGCCGTTCTATGCGTTTCATGATCGTGATGTGGCACCCGAGGGAGCAACTCTCGCGGAGTCGAATGCCAACCTGGACGCGGTCGTCAAGGTCTTGAAGGAGGAGCAGGAGCGCACCGGCATCGAACTGCTCTGGGGCACGGCCAATCTGTTTAGCAACCCCCGCTTCATGCACGGTGCCGCTACGAGCCCCAACAGCGAGGCGTTCGCCTTTGCCGCGGCTCAGGTCAAACATGCGTTGGAAGCAACGCATGAGCTGGGTGGGCATGGGTACGTGTTCTGGGGTGGGCGTGAAGGTTATCAGAACCTCTGGAACACGGACATGAGCCGTGAGTTGGACCACCTGGCGAAGTTCCTGCACATGGCGGTCGAGCACGCGAAGAAGATTGGTTTCAAGGGCCAGTTTTACATCGAACCCAAGCCGAAAGAGCCGACGAAGCACCAGTACGATTCCGACGCGGCTGCCTGTCTCAACTTCTTGCGACAGTACGATCTGCTCGACCATTTGAAGCTCAATTTGGAGACCAATCATGCGACACTCGCGGGGCATACCATGCACCACGAGTTGGAAACCGCCGGAGCAGCCGGAGCGTTGGGATCGATCGATGCCAACACCGGCGACTTGCTGCTGGGTTGGGATACGGATCAGTTCCCAACGGACATCTACCTCACCTCGCAGTGCATGTACGCAATTCTCAAGTACGGCGGGCTGACTACTGGCGGCGTGAACTTCGACGCCAAAGTCCGTCGCGAGAGCTTCGAACCAATCGACTTGTTCTATGCTCACATCGGTGGAATGGATGCATTCGCCCGTGGTTTGAAAATTGCCGCTGCGATGCGTGCTGATGGCAAGCTGGAAGGACTTCTCAAAGAACGGTACTCCAGTTGGGATAGCGGCACAGGAGCAGAGATCGAAGCCGGCAATCACAGCTTGGAATCGCTCTCGAAGATCATGCTCGAAAAAGGCGAGATCAGCGGCAACGCTAGCGGTCGCCAAGAGATGATCGAGAATCTGATCAATACTTATCTCTAA
- a CDS encoding glycosyltransferase family 9 protein, with the protein MRTGVFLPNWIGDVVMATPAIRALRKLDPQGQFVGIMRPYVGQVLDGLPWFDDRIFWAKKSDKPELQWSQVKALLRAAKLDRIVLLTNSLRTAWMARQSGAPERIGTARDLRGLLLTTRVYEPKRGRSFGNYGRNRQEKLQLPATDGYLQVATAAGCPPEPPTLELATTAADEQAADEAWNKLDLPSPDRVVVFNTGGAFGAAKDWPAEHFTDLARRIAREQDLHVLINCGPSEREVAQAIVDEASDSRVTSLAPISDLPIGLSKAIIRRSRLLVSTDSGPRFFGIAFGVPTVSLFGPTSTLWTRTYSNCETPLSLNLDCAPCMQRTCPLKHHRCMQDLSVDRVHTAVLDSLQKKSQRKVAA; encoded by the coding sequence ATGCGTACAGGCGTTTTTCTTCCCAACTGGATTGGCGACGTCGTCATGGCGACGCCAGCGATACGCGCACTCAGGAAACTCGATCCCCAGGGACAGTTCGTTGGCATCATGCGACCTTACGTCGGCCAAGTGCTGGACGGGCTCCCTTGGTTCGACGATCGGATCTTTTGGGCGAAAAAGTCGGACAAGCCAGAACTTCAATGGTCACAGGTGAAAGCTCTCCTTCGCGCAGCTAAGCTCGACCGGATCGTGCTACTCACCAATTCACTCCGCACGGCTTGGATGGCTCGCCAATCGGGTGCCCCCGAGCGAATCGGTACCGCTCGTGACCTGCGTGGACTACTCCTGACAACGCGCGTTTACGAACCGAAGCGAGGACGCTCCTTCGGGAATTATGGTCGGAATCGCCAAGAAAAACTTCAACTCCCGGCGACTGATGGCTACCTTCAAGTCGCAACTGCTGCCGGGTGCCCTCCAGAACCGCCAACTTTAGAACTAGCAACCACCGCAGCGGATGAGCAAGCTGCCGACGAAGCCTGGAACAAGCTCGATCTGCCTAGCCCGGATCGAGTCGTCGTGTTCAACACCGGCGGTGCCTTTGGAGCCGCGAAGGATTGGCCTGCGGAACACTTCACGGATCTGGCCCGACGCATCGCCCGCGAGCAAGACTTACATGTGCTGATCAACTGCGGCCCGAGCGAACGCGAAGTCGCCCAGGCAATCGTCGACGAAGCGTCCGACTCGCGGGTGACAAGTCTGGCACCGATTTCCGATCTACCGATCGGCCTCAGCAAAGCCATTATCCGTCGCAGCCGACTACTCGTGAGCACCGACAGTGGCCCGCGCTTTTTCGGTATCGCCTTTGGCGTGCCAACCGTTTCCCTCTTCGGCCCTACGAGCACGTTGTGGACGCGCACTTACTCAAACTGCGAGACGCCACTCTCACTCAATCTCGATTGTGCCCCCTGCATGCAGCGAACTTGCCCGCTGAAGCATCATCGGTGCATGCAAGACCTGAGTGTGGATCGGGTGCATACCGCGGTTCTTGATTCGCTCCAAAAGAAGAGCCAGAGAAAGGTCGCCGCGTGA
- a CDS encoding C45 family peptidase, with amino-acid sequence MSRQRFFLCLFLLVSLTSIATSAERVFDEKEIDNARLYYQGEIPIAIFSGTPEQMGRQQAELLAKSSQPVMVFPKQFMAEYGMDHFWPLATAAAKTLMLNAPEHHQRELKAASEHANFDASILDVANTLLELRRLGCSTVVVDSQITAGGKPLFGRNFDFPTLGILNKYSLLAVYRPEEGHAFASVGFPGLSGVFSGMNDAGLAVATLDVYRAGDGSKKYAPDGVPLGFVFRRILEECSTVDEAEALLAKVKATTWMNLTVCDTQSGAVFEISPKQIVRRDANPAEMVLPATNHFRTEELSVGERCWRIPRLMKLGEQQGVTVADVHSYLQRVSFKDMTLQTMVFEPESQVIHLSIGDVPSASGELTRIDLKPLFSSPIAPR; translated from the coding sequence ATGTCACGTCAACGTTTTTTTCTGTGTTTGTTTCTTCTCGTATCGCTGACTTCGATCGCGACATCTGCTGAGCGTGTTTTCGATGAGAAGGAAATCGACAACGCGCGGCTCTACTACCAGGGCGAAATCCCAATCGCAATCTTTTCTGGCACGCCGGAGCAGATGGGGCGGCAGCAGGCGGAGTTGCTCGCTAAGTCGAGCCAGCCCGTGATGGTTTTCCCGAAGCAGTTCATGGCGGAGTACGGCATGGACCATTTTTGGCCGTTAGCGACCGCCGCTGCTAAGACGTTGATGCTCAACGCGCCTGAGCACCATCAGCGCGAGTTAAAAGCAGCATCGGAACATGCCAACTTCGATGCTTCGATTCTTGATGTGGCTAATACCTTGCTCGAGTTGCGTCGCCTTGGCTGTTCGACAGTGGTGGTCGATTCGCAGATCACAGCCGGCGGCAAGCCCTTGTTCGGAAGGAACTTCGACTTCCCGACCTTGGGGATTCTTAACAAATACAGCTTGCTGGCAGTCTACCGCCCAGAGGAAGGGCACGCGTTTGCTTCAGTTGGCTTTCCCGGACTAAGTGGCGTCTTCTCGGGGATGAACGATGCGGGGCTCGCCGTGGCGACGCTCGATGTTTACCGTGCTGGGGACGGTTCGAAAAAGTACGCGCCTGATGGCGTGCCGCTGGGATTCGTCTTTCGAAGGATCTTGGAGGAATGCAGCACCGTTGATGAGGCCGAAGCGTTGCTTGCCAAAGTTAAAGCAACGACGTGGATGAACCTGACGGTCTGTGATACACAAAGCGGGGCCGTCTTCGAAATCTCGCCAAAGCAGATCGTCCGTCGCGATGCCAACCCAGCCGAGATGGTCTTGCCGGCGACGAATCATTTTCGCACCGAAGAGCTTTCCGTCGGCGAACGCTGCTGGCGAATTCCTCGTTTGATGAAGTTAGGAGAGCAGCAAGGCGTGACGGTTGCTGATGTCCACAGCTATCTCCAACGGGTGAGCTTTAAGGACATGACCCTTCAGACGATGGTCTTTGAGCCTGAGTCGCAGGTAATTCATCTCTCGATCGGGGACGTTCCGAGTGCTAGCGGCGAGTTGACGCGGATTGACTTGAAGCCGTTGTTTAGTAGCCCTATCGCTCCGCGATAG
- a CDS encoding DUF2071 domain-containing protein yields MSNVSAEPRSLPSNQLPKPDGKPVLRAEWRHLAMINYEIDPKVVEPLAPAGTEIDFWEGKTYVSMVGFLFLNTRIFGMPIPWHINFEEVNLRFYVRRKGPEGWRRGVVFVRELVPRWAIAFVARKLYAEKYWSTKMSYAISPSKESSPPEKATYRWDWRGKPYLMTLQSSDEPIVPEEGSQPQFIAEHYWGYSAQPNGTTKEYRVDHPTWRVSPASFAKFEGDYAHLYGDEFAEALSEQPASAFWAKGSEVSVYQGIRLG; encoded by the coding sequence ATGAGCAACGTTTCAGCCGAGCCTCGTTCTCTCCCTTCCAACCAGTTGCCCAAACCGGACGGCAAGCCCGTGTTGCGAGCCGAGTGGCGGCACTTGGCGATGATCAACTACGAGATCGATCCGAAGGTCGTCGAGCCACTTGCCCCGGCGGGGACCGAGATCGACTTCTGGGAGGGTAAGACCTATGTCTCGATGGTCGGTTTCCTGTTCCTCAACACGCGCATCTTTGGAATGCCGATCCCCTGGCACATCAACTTTGAGGAAGTGAATCTTCGTTTCTACGTTCGACGAAAAGGTCCCGAGGGTTGGCGGCGAGGTGTTGTTTTCGTGCGCGAACTGGTTCCTCGCTGGGCGATTGCCTTCGTCGCACGTAAGCTTTACGCAGAAAAGTACTGGTCGACGAAGATGAGCTACGCAATCAGCCCGAGTAAAGAAAGCTCACCTCCCGAGAAGGCAACGTACCGTTGGGACTGGCGTGGAAAGCCCTACTTAATGACCCTGCAATCGAGCGACGAACCGATCGTGCCGGAAGAAGGATCGCAGCCCCAGTTTATCGCCGAGCATTATTGGGGCTACTCCGCTCAGCCGAATGGTACGACGAAAGAGTACCGTGTGGATCACCCCACGTGGCGCGTTTCGCCGGCTAGTTTTGCGAAGTTTGAGGGAGACTACGCTCACCTCTATGGCGATGAGTTTGCTGAAGCCCTAAGCGAGCAGCCTGCGTCTGCGTTTTGGGCTAAGGGGTCGGAGGTGTCGGTTTATCAGGGAATCCGACTTGGCTAG
- a CDS encoding methyltransferase domain-containing protein — protein MATLAPTIAENETPAPIEAASEPNEVMLANGQLCDLSPLAPEQLKELQWEQEQKFASAILAYPKGSNERALVTGQAYNTVCSILAAMQEGEEPLEMGMDQRYIRLVLNLLERQYQRGIARPSLFEVGYGCGKLLEEVRGQGYNISGIEVSSTMRDQAVEVLGQRQEENLLLGDLLQVDEESLKIRPTAIYWNDVFEHIAPDEISDYLNKLYELLAPGGTLVTITPNWLLRPSDVTGDFCPLRTEARGLHLKEYRLAEVVMLLKQAGFRSIGTPLVSIPGRLITCGGGGRLAKQLLEPMIEKLPVKLAHLLCRGFAMSITLARK, from the coding sequence ATGGCCACCCTTGCCCCAACGATTGCTGAAAACGAAACGCCTGCCCCGATAGAGGCGGCCAGCGAGCCCAATGAAGTGATGCTCGCTAATGGGCAACTCTGCGATTTGAGTCCGCTTGCCCCCGAGCAACTGAAAGAGCTGCAGTGGGAGCAAGAGCAGAAGTTCGCCAGTGCGATCCTTGCCTATCCCAAAGGCTCCAACGAGCGAGCCCTCGTTACCGGCCAAGCCTACAACACGGTCTGCTCAATCTTAGCGGCAATGCAGGAGGGGGAAGAGCCGCTCGAGATGGGCATGGACCAGCGCTATATTCGCTTGGTCCTCAATCTCTTGGAACGCCAATACCAACGAGGCATCGCTAGGCCTTCGTTGTTTGAAGTCGGCTATGGCTGCGGCAAGCTGCTCGAAGAGGTCCGCGGTCAGGGCTACAACATCAGCGGCATCGAAGTCTCTTCGACGATGCGCGATCAAGCCGTCGAGGTCCTCGGGCAACGGCAAGAGGAGAATCTTCTGCTGGGTGATCTCTTACAAGTCGATGAAGAGTCACTCAAGATTCGACCAACGGCCATCTATTGGAACGATGTCTTCGAGCACATCGCTCCTGACGAAATCAGTGATTATCTCAACAAACTCTACGAGCTGCTCGCCCCCGGCGGCACGCTGGTCACGATTACCCCCAACTGGCTGCTGCGTCCTTCGGATGTCACCGGCGATTTCTGCCCGCTGAGAACCGAAGCCCGCGGCTTGCACTTGAAAGAATATCGCCTCGCGGAGGTCGTCATGCTACTCAAGCAAGCCGGCTTCCGCAGCATCGGCACGCCGTTAGTTTCGATTCCTGGACGACTGATCACCTGTGGCGGAGGAGGGCGACTTGCCAAGCAGCTTCTCGAACCGATGATCGAAAAGCTACCTGTAAAACTCGCTCACTTGCTGTGTCGTGGGTTCGCAATGTCGATCACCCTAGCACGCAAGTAG
- a CDS encoding N-acetyltransferase family protein: MSSPLTIRLATVDDLASINAIYNEYPSTSTTTYDLEPWSLERRQEWFAGREEIHPVTVAYRNGEVVGWGALSTFRSRPAYRQTVENSVYVHPDHVRQGIGSQLLADQIERARKLNLKTIIAAIDSEQTGSLALHQKFGFVEHGRFVDIGYKFDRWLTSVFMQLMLD; this comes from the coding sequence ATGAGTTCTCCCCTGACAATTCGCCTGGCTACGGTTGACGATCTGGCGTCGATTAATGCGATCTACAATGAGTACCCCTCCACTTCGACGACCACCTACGATCTTGAACCCTGGTCGCTGGAGCGCCGCCAGGAGTGGTTCGCAGGTCGAGAAGAGATTCACCCGGTGACGGTGGCTTATCGGAACGGCGAGGTTGTCGGTTGGGGAGCCTTGAGCACCTTCCGTTCACGCCCCGCTTATCGACAGACGGTCGAGAACTCGGTTTACGTGCATCCCGATCATGTCCGACAAGGCATCGGCAGCCAGCTCTTGGCAGACCAGATCGAGCGTGCGCGAAAATTGAATCTGAAAACGATCATCGCGGCGATCGACAGCGAACAGACGGGTAGCCTCGCGCTCCATCAGAAGTTCGGTTTCGTTGAACACGGGCGATTCGTTGATATCGGCTACAAGTTCGACCGCTGGCTAACCTCGGTGTTTATGCAGTTGATGCTGGATTGA
- a CDS encoding DMT family transporter gives MSVSTSEVVTRADQDEEIAGSQFSSGVVLAIIGTFLFALKSIFIKLAFAAGAGPTLLLTVRMLFSLPFYAIVLWRLRSASNCPTLSRSQVMKALGLGFLGYYLASFLDLSGLELISAQLERLTLFTYPAMVAVLAWLFLGERIGPRIIAAIVLCYVGVLLMYGQEKTLDGGSQVGTGVLLVLGSALSYSLYILFAKPAMQRIGSLQFTCLAMIGSTFFVVVHYLATCEASELFEAQSVVYLYGLVLAFVCTVLPSFMINEAIVRIGATRTTVIGCVGPVLTMLLAISVLSEPSSPQHFAGMAVAVVGVSLVAKK, from the coding sequence ATGTCGGTTTCTACTTCTGAAGTTGTTACAAGAGCCGATCAAGACGAAGAAATAGCTGGCTCTCAATTCAGCTCAGGCGTCGTGCTTGCCATTATCGGCACTTTTCTGTTTGCTCTAAAGTCGATTTTTATCAAGCTCGCGTTTGCTGCCGGTGCGGGACCGACGCTGTTACTGACGGTGAGGATGCTTTTCTCGTTGCCGTTCTATGCAATCGTGCTGTGGCGTTTGAGGTCTGCTTCGAACTGTCCGACGTTGTCTCGATCTCAGGTGATGAAGGCCCTTGGTCTTGGTTTTTTGGGTTATTACCTAGCCTCGTTCCTCGATCTTTCGGGACTTGAGCTGATCTCGGCGCAGTTAGAACGCCTAACGCTGTTTACTTATCCGGCGATGGTCGCGGTGTTGGCTTGGTTGTTCTTGGGAGAACGAATCGGACCACGGATTATCGCCGCGATTGTGCTCTGCTACGTCGGAGTCTTATTGATGTACGGACAGGAGAAAACGCTCGACGGCGGATCACAGGTCGGCACGGGCGTGCTCTTAGTTCTAGGGTCGGCCCTGAGCTACTCGCTCTACATCCTGTTCGCCAAGCCGGCGATGCAGCGGATCGGCAGCTTGCAATTCACCTGCCTAGCGATGATTGGCTCGACGTTTTTCGTGGTCGTGCACTACCTCGCGACATGCGAAGCCAGCGAACTGTTCGAAGCTCAATCGGTGGTCTACCTGTACGGGCTTGTTCTCGCCTTCGTTTGTACCGTGCTGCCGAGCTTCATGATCAACGAAGCCATCGTCCGCATCGGAGCGACCCGCACGACGGTCATTGGCTGCGTTGGGCCGGTGCTGACCATGCTGCTCGCGATTTCTGTGCTCAGCGAGCCCTCCTCGCCGCAGCACTTTGCGGGGATGGCGGTGGCGGTGGTTGGCGTGAGTTTGGTGGCGAAGAAGTAG
- a CDS encoding VOC family protein, whose product MTTPEIYPMPSFTKLSVHDISASTLWYRDKLAFEMIFEMPGPAGVPVLSHLRWAKYADLLLLPEGKSGKERKGVGVSLNFAMGNRSIDKFAEKAISKGVVNFTGPRDQPWNAREFSLQDPDGYSLTFFQPINMKLSFDEVVNNLD is encoded by the coding sequence GTGACGACACCTGAGATCTACCCGATGCCATCTTTTACCAAGTTGTCGGTGCATGACATAAGTGCATCAACACTGTGGTATCGCGACAAGCTTGCTTTCGAGATGATCTTCGAAATGCCTGGGCCTGCAGGCGTTCCGGTTCTGTCACATTTGCGCTGGGCTAAGTATGCCGATCTCTTGTTGCTACCCGAAGGAAAGTCTGGAAAGGAACGCAAGGGAGTAGGCGTTTCACTAAACTTTGCAATGGGTAATCGTTCCATTGACAAATTTGCAGAAAAGGCGATCTCCAAAGGGGTTGTCAATTTCACGGGCCCCAGAGATCAGCCCTGGAATGCCCGCGAGTTTTCCTTGCAGGACCCAGATGGTTACAGCCTCACCTTCTTCCAACCGATCAACATGAAATTGTCCTTTGACGAAGTCGTCAATAATCTCGATTAA